Proteins from one Pseudomonas grandcourensis genomic window:
- a CDS encoding autotransporter assembly complex family protein, whose protein sequence is MKFPGRITSGVLMLMTSCAALAQSELDVRIKPSNDELKANIEGYIGSLGDRDEEALLRFSRGAEEQARKAAQALGYYQPHIDSEVKGGEKPRLVLKVDPGEPVHLRNVTVRVDGPAASLKAFRIPKSDALKPGAVLNHGHYEDAKRLIQNQASRYGFFSGRFTRSKLSVDPRAGVADIELIYESGPRYTLGKVSFEGDTPFDEELLQRMVPFKSGAPYDSELIAELNQNLQSSGYFEGVRVDTAPTASRDEAIPVDVKLETRKPRTMGLGLGFSTDVGPRAKANWTRHWVNAQGHSYGWETEVSAPRQNVGLFYDIPLDPPLTDKLRFAGGYQNEDIAGTDTHSKLLTLGPEWHSKLPSGWQRVVSLKWQREDYQLGDDSGLSTLLMPGVSYSYLKSDNRIDPHNGYRLQFESKVAKEGLGSDSNLLYGTALVKGLTTVFDNHRFLGRVQVGGSATNGFNSVPPSLRFFAGGDQSVRGYDYQSLSPENSEGDRIGGRYMVAASAEYQYSIAEKWRIATFVDQGNSFNTLELPNLKTGVGIGVRWVSPVGPIRLDLAHALDDDGGIRLHFSMGPEL, encoded by the coding sequence ATGAAGTTTCCAGGAAGAATTACCAGCGGTGTGCTGATGCTGATGACCAGCTGCGCAGCGCTGGCACAAAGTGAATTGGATGTACGGATCAAACCGTCCAATGACGAGCTGAAGGCCAATATCGAAGGCTATATCGGCAGCCTCGGCGATCGCGATGAGGAGGCGCTGCTGCGCTTCAGCCGTGGCGCCGAAGAACAGGCGCGCAAGGCCGCCCAGGCCCTGGGTTATTACCAGCCGCACATCGACAGCGAGGTGAAGGGCGGCGAAAAGCCGCGCCTGGTGTTGAAGGTCGACCCCGGCGAGCCTGTGCATCTGCGTAACGTCACGGTGCGTGTCGACGGTCCGGCAGCTTCCCTCAAGGCCTTTCGAATCCCCAAAAGCGACGCGCTCAAGCCCGGTGCCGTGCTCAATCATGGGCATTACGAAGACGCCAAGCGACTGATCCAGAATCAGGCTTCGCGTTATGGCTTTTTCAGCGGCCGGTTCACCCGCTCAAAACTGTCGGTCGACCCCCGTGCCGGTGTCGCCGATATCGAACTGATCTATGAAAGCGGTCCGCGCTATACCTTGGGCAAGGTCAGTTTCGAGGGCGATACGCCGTTCGATGAGGAGCTGCTGCAACGCATGGTGCCGTTCAAGAGCGGCGCCCCGTATGACTCGGAACTGATCGCCGAACTCAATCAGAACCTGCAATCGAGCGGCTACTTCGAAGGCGTTCGCGTGGACACGGCACCCACGGCGTCCAGGGACGAGGCGATCCCGGTGGACGTCAAGCTCGAAACCCGAAAGCCACGGACCATGGGCCTGGGCTTGGGTTTCTCCACCGACGTCGGTCCACGGGCCAAGGCCAACTGGACCCGGCACTGGGTCAACGCGCAAGGGCACAGTTATGGCTGGGAAACCGAAGTCTCGGCACCTCGGCAAAACGTCGGGCTGTTCTACGACATTCCGCTGGACCCGCCACTGACCGACAAACTGCGTTTTGCCGGCGGCTACCAGAATGAAGACATCGCCGGCACCGACACCCACAGCAAGCTGCTGACCCTCGGCCCCGAGTGGCACAGCAAATTGCCCAGCGGCTGGCAACGGGTGGTGTCGCTCAAATGGCAGCGCGAGGATTACCAGCTCGGCGACGACTCGGGACTGAGCACCTTGCTGATGCCCGGTGTGAGCTATTCGTACCTTAAAAGCGACAACCGCATCGACCCGCACAACGGCTATCGGCTGCAATTCGAATCCAAAGTGGCCAAGGAAGGTCTGGGTTCCGACAGCAACTTGCTCTACGGCACGGCGCTGGTCAAAGGCCTGACCACGGTGTTCGATAATCACCGCTTCCTCGGGCGGGTGCAGGTCGGCGGCAGTGCCACCAACGGTTTCAATTCGGTGCCGCCATCGCTGCGTTTCTTCGCCGGTGGCGATCAGAGCGTGCGTGGCTACGACTATCAGAGCCTGTCCCCGGAAAATTCCGAAGGCGACCGCATCGGTGGTCGCTACATGGTCGCCGCCAGCGCGGAATATCAGTATTCCATCGCCGAAAAATGGCGGATCGCGACCTTTGTCGATCAGGGCAACTCCTTCAATACACTCGAACTGCCGAACCTCAAGACCGGGGTCGGTATCGGCGTGCGCTGGGTATCGCCGGTTGGGCCGATCCGCCTCGACCTGGCCCACGCGCTGGACGACGATGGCGGCATTCGACTGCACTTTTCCATGGGGCCTGAGCTGTGA